From Vibrio tritonius, the proteins below share one genomic window:
- the pfkB gene encoding 1-phosphofructokinase — protein sequence MTKKVVTITLNPALDLTGSLETLNVGSVSLVKEGNLHAAGKGVNVAKVLSDLGAEVTVTGFLGRDNQEMFCQLFEEMGAKDEFVRIQGSTRINVKLVEKNGEVSDINFPGIQVTPEDIAAFEETLLRLAQDHEFFVLAGSLPVGVSPSLCAAWIEKLHSLGKKVLFDSSRAALAAGLDAHPWLIKPNDEELSEFVGRELETPAECRAAAQQLADKGIENVVVSMGANGTMWLNQGQWQHAKPPRMSVVSTVGAGDTLVAGMCWGHMQEMEKQQLITFATALSALAVTQVGVGVTSASELAALQKEIQLQPVSEITDN from the coding sequence AAAAAAGTCGTCACAATTACATTAAACCCGGCACTTGACCTAACTGGTAGTCTTGAAACGCTAAACGTAGGCTCAGTTAGCCTAGTTAAAGAAGGCAACCTTCATGCCGCAGGTAAAGGCGTAAACGTAGCTAAGGTGCTAAGTGATCTTGGCGCCGAAGTAACGGTAACGGGTTTCCTTGGTCGCGATAACCAAGAAATGTTCTGCCAACTGTTTGAAGAGATGGGCGCTAAGGACGAATTTGTTCGTATTCAGGGCTCTACTCGTATCAACGTTAAATTGGTCGAAAAAAATGGTGAAGTTAGCGACATTAACTTCCCAGGTATCCAAGTGACACCAGAAGATATCGCAGCATTTGAAGAAACCCTATTGCGTCTTGCTCAAGACCATGAGTTCTTCGTTCTAGCTGGTAGTCTTCCTGTGGGTGTTTCTCCAAGCTTATGTGCTGCTTGGATTGAGAAACTACACTCTCTTGGAAAAAAAGTATTGTTTGATAGCAGCCGAGCGGCTCTTGCTGCTGGATTAGATGCTCATCCATGGCTCATTAAGCCAAACGACGAAGAGCTATCTGAGTTCGTTGGTCGTGAGTTAGAAACGCCTGCAGAATGCCGCGCAGCAGCACAGCAATTAGCTGACAAAGGCATTGAGAACGTGGTTGTCTCCATGGGCGCTAACGGCACCATGTGGCTTAACCAAGGTCAATGGCAACATGCTAAACCACCTCGCATGAGCGTTGTCAGTACGGTTGGCGCAGGTGACACACTTGTGGCCGGTATGTGCTGGGGCCATATGCAAGAGATGGAAAAACAACAATTGATCACCTTTGCTACCGCATTATCTGCGTTAGCAGTCACACAAGTAGGTGTGGGTGTGACAAGTGCTAGCGAGCTAGCCGCCCTACAAAAAGAAATCCAATTACAACCAGTGAGTGAAATTACTGATAACTAA
- the fruA gene encoding PTS fructose transporter subunit IIBC: MNIAIITACPSGIANSIIAAGLLEKAAKSLNWSAKVECHSSVIAPSTLSDADIAAADVVVIAANTPVDTARFVGKKVYQSDISACTADAAAYLKAAVEAATELTADKVVAAAPSVSAETSATKKIVAITACPTGVAHTFMAAEALEDEAKRQGHQIKVETRGSVGAKNQLTAEEIKEADLVIIACDIDVPLDRFVGKKLYKTSTGLALKKTEQEIAKAFATATPYSQAGASSSEPAKEEKKGVYKHLMTGVSHMLPVVVAGGLIIALSFVFGIKAFEQEGTLPAALMKIGGGSAFALMIPVLAGYIAFSIADRPGLAPGLIGGMLASSLGSGFIGGIIAGFIAGYAAKALADYVKLPQSMEALKPILIIPFVASLVTGLIMIYVIGTPVAGIMNAMTEFLNNMGDANAVLLGIILGAMMCFDLGGPVNKAAYTFGVGLLASSQYLPMAAIMAAGMVPPLAMGLATFIARKKFEASEREGGKAAFVLGLCFISEGAIPFAAKDPIRVIPSCMIGGAITGALSMFFNIKLMAPHGGLFVLAIPGAISHALLYLLSIVIGTVVTAAIYSVIKPTAVATKA; the protein is encoded by the coding sequence ATGAATATTGCCATTATTACTGCATGCCCAAGTGGCATCGCAAACAGCATCATAGCTGCAGGATTGCTTGAAAAGGCAGCCAAATCTTTAAACTGGTCAGCAAAAGTGGAATGCCACTCTTCTGTGATTGCACCATCAACACTTTCTGATGCAGACATTGCTGCTGCAGACGTAGTCGTGATTGCTGCAAACACTCCAGTAGATACGGCTCGTTTTGTTGGTAAAAAAGTTTACCAAAGTGATATTTCAGCGTGCACTGCAGACGCTGCTGCTTACCTAAAAGCAGCGGTTGAAGCCGCAACTGAACTGACTGCAGATAAAGTAGTTGCTGCAGCACCAAGCGTTTCAGCAGAAACTTCTGCAACGAAAAAAATCGTTGCAATTACAGCATGCCCTACTGGCGTTGCTCACACTTTCATGGCGGCTGAAGCACTGGAAGATGAAGCAAAACGTCAAGGTCACCAAATCAAAGTGGAAACTCGCGGTTCAGTAGGTGCGAAAAACCAATTGACTGCTGAAGAGATCAAAGAAGCCGACTTGGTTATCATTGCATGTGATATCGACGTTCCTCTAGATCGTTTCGTTGGTAAAAAACTGTACAAAACCAGCACTGGCCTAGCTCTGAAGAAAACTGAGCAAGAGATTGCTAAAGCCTTCGCTACTGCAACCCCTTACAGCCAAGCTGGTGCATCTTCTTCTGAACCAGCAAAAGAAGAGAAAAAAGGCGTTTATAAACACCTAATGACCGGTGTATCACACATGCTTCCAGTTGTGGTTGCTGGTGGTTTGATCATCGCACTTTCTTTTGTATTTGGTATCAAAGCGTTTGAGCAAGAAGGCACTCTTCCAGCTGCTCTGATGAAAATCGGTGGTGGTTCCGCGTTTGCTCTAATGATCCCTGTACTTGCAGGTTACATCGCATTCTCCATTGCAGACCGTCCGGGGCTTGCTCCTGGTCTTATCGGTGGTATGTTAGCAAGCTCACTAGGTTCTGGCTTTATTGGCGGTATCATTGCTGGTTTCATCGCAGGTTATGCGGCGAAAGCTCTGGCCGACTATGTTAAGTTGCCTCAATCTATGGAAGCTCTGAAACCTATTCTGATCATTCCGTTTGTTGCAAGCTTAGTCACAGGCCTAATCATGATTTACGTTATCGGTACTCCGGTAGCTGGCATCATGAATGCAATGACTGAGTTCCTAAACAACATGGGCGATGCTAACGCTGTATTACTAGGTATTATCCTAGGTGCAATGATGTGTTTCGACCTTGGTGGTCCAGTAAACAAAGCAGCATACACCTTTGGTGTTGGTCTGTTGGCTTCTAGCCAATACCTACCAATGGCAGCAATTATGGCAGCAGGTATGGTTCCACCACTTGCTATGGGTCTAGCAACATTCATCGCTCGTAAGAAATTCGAAGCGAGTGAACGTGAAGGTGGTAAAGCAGCATTCGTACTTGGTCTATGCTTTATCTCTGAAGGTGCTATCCCATTTGCAGCGAAAGACCCAATCCGTGTTATCCCATCTTGTATGATTGGTGGTGCTATCACTGGTGCTCTTTCAATGTTCTTCAACATTAAACTGATGGCACCACACGGCGGTCTATTTGTACTGGCTATTCCTGGCGCTATCTCTCACGCATTGTTGTACCTACTTTCAATCGTTATCGGTACTGTTGTTACAGCGGCAATCTACTCTGTAATCAAACCGACTGCAGTAGCAACAAAAGCGTAA